TGTAATAcctaattaaacattttaggTACAAGTAATTAGTTTTGACCCAATACCATGCTCACATGTTGGTATTCCATATGCAACCAAATTCTCATAAATGTAAGTGGGTTTAGATGTAGATTTAACATTTATTGGTGGTTTTGTTTccaaacaaaaaatgtgttttatgaacCGCTTTCGCGTCCACTTTCTTGTCATGTCTTCTGATGAAGTTGGAGAAATGTTGAGTTCTTATCACCTTAAAATTACTTAATTCATTCTACTATTGGCTATTGGTACATGTTATCAATGAGCACTCATACTCTTTCAAAAATCTGCTATGGTGCGTCCCTAAAATGTTTCACTaattatgtatgtttgtgtggatAAGTTTgcttacacttttttttttttttttttcctgtctgtaGGTGCTAAAGTAAACAGGGCCACAGCAAATAATGACCACACAGTGGTCTCTCTCGCCTGCGCTGGAGGTCACCTGGCGGTGGTGGAACTACTGCTGGCTCATGGAGCCGACCCCACTCACAGACTGAAGGTAACTTGCACTTCTAGGCCATAGCCTTGATTTCTCACTTGGCCCTGGATGTTTTGGGGATGTTCTGTGTAGCAAGATTAGATTAAAACAAGAGACTACGTTGTAAAATGAAAAGATTAATTTCTGcttatttattctttctttttttttttacaggatggCTCTACCATGTTGATTGAAGCTGCTAAGGGTGGCCACACTAATGTGGTTTCTTACCTGCTCGACTACCCAAACAACATCCTGTCTGTCCCCACCCCAGACCTGTCACAGCTCACACCCCCCTCCCATGATACGTCACAGGTGTGCACACATCAGACATGCATTTCTCTGTGAAAAATGTTGCTTTAGAATTGTTTTTGTgcctgtttgagtgtgtgtgtgtgtgtgtgtgtgcgcgcgcggcacaaacatttttttgtttgctcgGTTTTTCACAGGCTCCACGAGTCCCATTCCAAGCCCTGGCCATGGTGGTTCCCCCACAGGAACCAGACAGAGTACCTTCCAGCATTGCCACCCCACCACCCGTTGCAAGCAAAGGTTAGTTACATTTGCATGTTTATGTGTAAATACTTAACTATGGAAGCCcttttagtaatttttttctacactCAGTTTATAGGCGTAAATTTACATATATACTTGTAAATGATGATTTATCCTACTCTGATTCTCCTTCCCCCTATCCAAAATATTACGgcttgtaaaataaaatagtgtAGCAAGATtagaagtggaaaaacacacaggaaAGTGGTTAacttgttgattttttttctttgacagaTATGGGGGGATTTAGCTccatatttgaaataatttaccCCTTATAATAACACATCCTTTGTGTCTTGCTTCTATGAAATATAATGAATGTATATTTGAACCCTGGATTATGTATACACGTTTTAATTAAGTTTAGGCTCACTATCTCTCTCTAacccccctctttttttggCTACCAGGTGTGTCCAAGCAGAGGCTGAGCCCTCTGCAGAGTGGCACAGTCACGCCTGGTGGGCTAGATGCCGACCTGCTGCCCCCGTTTCACTCGTACCAGCCACTGGAGTGCATTGTGGAGGAGACGGAGGGCAAGCTGAACGAGCTGGGCCAGCGAATCAGCGCCATTGAGAAGGCCCAGCTCCAGTCTCTTGAGCTCATCCAGGGTGAGCCGCTCACCAAAGACAAGATTGAGGAGCTGAAGAAGAGCCGAGAGGAGCAggtgcagaagaagaagaagatcctCAAAGAGCTGCAGAAGGTGGAGCGCCAGCTGCAGCTCAAGACCCAGCAGCAGTTCACCAAAGAGTACATGGAGGCCAAGGGGCTAAAAGAAGAGACGGGGCTGGCGGCAGGGGTGGAGCTGCCCAGCACGCCCCTGCCCCTGTCAGCCACACAGCTGGGCTCCGACACGGATGGTGAGGGCAACAATGAGGGCGATCAGCATCTGCCTGCCGAGGAAGGCGACGATGAagaggatgacgaggaggaagatgaggatgacGAGGACGCCGACTACGCCAAGCTTCCACAGGTGGACACAATCCTGTACAGAGAGACGTCTCAACCCCCACCCCCGCCACCGCCTCAGGCACATATGCTGCAGGGACCCCCGGCCCCGCCACTGCAGACCACAGGCTTTGTGCCCATCCAGCCTCTGGCCAGTCAGCAGTCCACCGACTTCAGCAGCGCTGAGTACCCTGGCAGTGCCAGCCCCGACCTGCAGAGGGTGATGCTGGGACCACCTCTACAGGGTCTGGGGCTGGGCCAGGGCCTCCTCACCCAGGCCAACGACAGCCTCATGGTGGCTACGCCCGCACAGACGCTGACTGAGACACTGGATGACATCATGGCAGGTGTGTGAACACAAAGATGTTCCCTGAGCAGTGCAAATAAAACCTTTCAGTCAGATTTATATAGTCACGGTAGAGATGGTTTTGAAACGTGAAAAACTGGCAAAAACCAGTCAGGTTTTCGCactgaaaattaaataaagaatttaaataGGCATAGATGATTCAGTAGATCCCGTTATAGATCAATTTACATCACAATTTCCAAAAATCATTACAGAATCttaataaatatgtacaaatatatacaactatGTCCAAAATACACATATTCGTTTACCTCAATAATTTTCACTTTTACCCATTTTCTATAACTTTTATTATGAAGGCAGACAGGTATAGAATTATGTGGACCAGCAACCATTTTGCAAGcaaaataatcatttacatttacgacatttatcagacacccttatcatgacttacaatcagtagttacgggtaCAGTCCCCCAGGAGTCCGGTGTAACTATAACCCTCCTTCTCCTACTGTCTTTTTACAGCAGTGAGCAGCCGAGTGCCTATGTTGACCACTACAACCTCACCCTCACCTCAGCCCTCTTCTCAGACGCCCATAAGCGCCGTTTCCCCACCCTCCATGCTGCCGCTCTACCCCTCCGTTGACATTGATGCCCATGTAAGCTTTTGCTCATCCACACAGTGGGGGGAATTAAAATACACCCTCTGCCTTCACTGCCCCAGTAATATTTCCACTGTATGTAAACATCTTTAAGGTGTACGGAAGAGTTAAGAGAATTTGCCAAATTTGTAATTTAAGGTGTTTTTATGTTGCGCTGTAGTTGATTTGATTTGCTTGTCTGATTTATTTGTCTTATTTCACACTCAGACGGAGAGCAACCATGATACCGCACTCACGCTGGCATGTGCTGGTGGTCACGAGGAGCTGGTGTCTGTGCTCATCGCACGTGGGGCCAATATTGAACACCGGGACAAGAAGGGTATGGGCTCCGTGGGTCTCTGTAGACTTATATTTAAGCGTGTGTGCCATTTATTGGGATTGGAGTCACTTAATGACCAACCACAATTAAACGTCCTTACAGTGACTCGTATAATGGAGCCATAGTAGTGTTAACTTACATAAAATCATTGCATTTTTAGAACATGCAtcgtatttttttattgttgctgcATTGCATTATGCTACTGATACAgaatataatttaaatgtatcATTAGGACTCGTGATTTGATGTGTTATTGAGTTTGCAGTGGTGTAACTGGTACCTTTTCCCTCCAGGTTTTACTCCTTTGATCCTGGCTGCAACAGCGGGTCATGTTGGGGTTGTGGAGATCCTGCTGGATAAAGGAGGGGACATTGAAGCCCAGTCAGAGAGGACTAAAGACACGCCTCTCTCCCTAGCCTGCTCCGGGGGACGACAGGAGGTGCTGCTTTTAACTCCTATCTACAGAACTGCTCTGTTCATATTTAGTCTTATTATGAAGTTTTCAgctcacactacacacataGATACTGCACCATCGTAATACTTGTAAAATCTGAATATtgatatataaaatgttatattatgCAGCATGAAAactaaaggattttttttttttttttttctttgtcttttttcgGCTCACAGGTGGTTGAACTGTTGCTGCTTCGTGGAGCCAATAAAGAGCACCGTAATGTTTCTGACTATACTCCCCTCAGTCTGGCTGCTTCAGGAGGCTACGTCAACATCATCAAAATCCTactgaacgctggtgctgaaatCAATTCAAGGTACAGCTAAATTGTCCAGAATACCTGCTTCCATGAGACTTTTCCAATGGTAAAATATTTAGCCTGTGCATTACTAATGTAAAGCATATCTTTTTATCACATCTTCACAACAGGACTGGCAGTAAACTGGGCATCTCTCCTCTGATGCTGGCTGCCATGAATGGACACGTTCCCGCagtgaagctgctgctggacatGGGTTCTGACATCAACGCTCAGATTGAGACCAACCGCAACACTGCGCTCACGCTGGCTTGCTTCCAGGGCCGTGCCGAGGTGGTCAGCCTGCTGCTGGATCGCAAGGCTAATGTGGAGCACCGTGCCAAGGTCAGTATGAGCATCTGACTCCTGTCTGTTCACAGCTGAACCTGCATCTCCGCTGGCATCTCTGTTCTGCTGTGTTGCTGTATGTCCAAATTCTATTTCTCataccccacccacccacagacGGGCCTGACCCCACTCATGGAGGCAGCCTCCGGTGGCTATGCAGAAGTAGGCCGTGTGCTTTTGGACAAAGGTGCCGATGTCAACGCCCCTCCTGTGCCCTCCTCCCGTGACACTGCGCTCACCATCGCAGCGGATAAAGGCCATTACAAGTTCTGCGAGCTGCTCATTAACAGGTTGGTTTGGCTCCTGCTGAGCTAAATGCTTTTTTAAGTGATTGCCTCATctgatgtcatgttttttttcaaacattccTTGCAGAGGGGCCCACATTGATGTGCGCAACAAAAAGGGGAACACACCCTTATGGCTGGCTGCAAACGGTGGCCATTTTGATGTCGTTCAGCTGCTTGTGCAGGCAGGCGCTGATGTGGATGCTGCAGACAACCGCAAGATAACCCCCCTCATGGCAGCGTTCCGCAAGGTACTACACATTAAACCCCTGCACATGTTGCCTATCAACAAAACTGAACTAAATGGGAACCTATAGTAATATAAAATTGTAACTATCAACCTGTAGCATAGTCACTGATTTATGCTAATCACAGACTACAGTTGTAAtctctaatattttttttagggtCATGTAAAAGTGGTGCAGTATTTGGTTAAGGAAGTGAATCAGTTCCCATCTGATATTGAGTGCATGAGATACATCGCCACCATTGCTGACAAGGTACTTCaattccaacttttttttttttttttttgtcagtgtaacacactcacatgtgcACAGATGTCTACTGTTGGTCACTCATAACTGATTGGACAGTGTTGTCAGTATCATGTGAACAGAAATGTGCATGAACTTATTTGTATCTGCCTgtctgcaggagctgctgaagaaatGCCACCAATGCATGGAGACTATAGTAAAAGCGAAGGACCAGCAGGCGGCTGAGGCCAACAAGAACGCCAgcatcctgctgaaagagctgGACTTGGAGAAGGTTTGTATGCAGCCCTGTGGATCTGCACTCGGATAAatttgggtttttgctcatggtATGGAAATCCAGCTACTGCAATCTGAGTGTTCATTTTTGGTGCGGCACCCACAGTCCCGCGAGGAGAGCAAGAAGCAGGCCCTGGCAGCCAAGCGTGAGAAGCGCAAGGAAAAGcgcaagaagaagaaagaggagcagaagcggaagctggaggaggaggaggctaaAGTGAAGGAAGTCTGCGAAATGCAGGACCAGGAGAAGGACTCTGCTGAAGGTACCAttagttgatgtttttttttttttcctggtgatTCTATGATGTGAAGAGTAGCCTCACAAATAAGTATTGATACTAATACTGATATTGACTAATACTGATACTgatatttaatgttaaataacgaCTTATAATGGGCTGGTTGTTTGGTAACACAGTTGCCTaacacttactaacattgtgtcctgGATAGTCccctctggaaaagggcatctgataaatagcGTAATTGTAAAGTCCTGTTAATTATAAAAGTGATCTTGCcaatattctaaaaaaaataattaattttttctatGCATATTGGGATTGTTtttatggaaaatatttttttttacattagagTCTACTCAGCTTTCCAGAAACTGCACTGGTTGTGTATGTGAGTTTGGTCGTTAACATTTTTTGGACCAGGCAGCAGATATATTAAGAAATGGAATACATCTCTTATGGCAGTTGGTATTGCTGAGAGGCTATATAGTACAGAAATCAGATGGATTTGTTAAATAgagaagaagtgtgtgtgctttctacttttaaatgtgtaaatccCTTAGGCGAGAAGTCTCTTCCTGATTAATCCTCTTTTTAATATTCCTTCAGAAACAGAGGTCCCTATAGAGCCCCCCagtgccaccaccaccacaaccatCGGCATCTCTGCGACCTCCACCACCTTCACTTCTGCTTTTGGCAAGAAGCGCTCCAATGTGGTAACCACGCCCAGCACCAACCGcaagaacaaaaagaacaagaccAAGGATTCACCGAGTGAGCCAATCATACTTCAAGACCCCCAGGTAGCACTGGCCCAGCAGAAGGCAGACAAAAACAAGATCCACGGAGAGCCCCGGGGCGGGGGGGCACCGGGCGGGAACAGCGACTCTGACAACCTGGACAGTGCCGACTGCAACAGTgagagcagcagcggcagcaaaAGCCAGGAACTAAACGACCtgccctcctcatcctcttcgtcatcttcatcctcctcatcagcTCCCCCAGGCCTCACACAGCCACAGCTGGTCTCTGAGAAGAGGCTGGGTCCCTCGCTGCAGAGCTCCAGAGAGGAGAAGGTCACAGTGTCCATTTCCAAACCACAGCAGAAGTAAGAATCTGCTTTTACATCAAATAATAAACTGATTTACAGATGCACTCTCTGATCAAATGTTCTTATGCGCGTTCCCAGTAAAATGTGTTCCTTTCTCTTCTTATTACAGAGTTCATGACAGCATCAGTGACTTCACAGCCACTTCCCTGCCTTCCTCATTCAAGACCATTTCACTGCCTGTGACCTCACCCAACAGCAAGATGAACCTCACCAGCCCCAAGAGAGGCCAGAAGAGAGAGGACGGCTGGAAAGAAGTAGTTCGCAGGTAAGGTTACTTTGGCTACTGAATATTTTGTATTGGCTGCTGGCTCTTTTACACTAGCATTTCAAAAGTCTTATAAACTTATGATTCAAATAATTCGATATTTAATGTGAagttttaatttattgttaGCAAAATAGTTTGTTTTCGGTTGTGCTCAGAGAGATTTTTGAATGGAACCACTTTTATTAATTAGAAAGTGTTAATAGACTGGAAGGGGTAATTTATTTGGCATGTTCAGACCTGTTGGGCATTTAAGGCCAATTTTTCCCTTAACTTTTGCCAGTTCTAATGCAATATCATATACATAACAATGGAGTATAATGGAGTTGCTAGTCCTTCATCCCCTGTAAGCAAATTTAGTAAATGTAAGCCTTGCGCTCTTTTCTGCTCCTCAGGTCTAAGAAGCTTTCGGTCCCAGCCTCAGTAGTGTCTCGTATTATGGGGCGTGGAGGCTGCAACATCACAGCGATCCAGGATGTGACTGGTGCACACATTGATGTGGACAAACAGAAGGACAAAAATGGAGAAAGGATGATAACTATCAGGTAGTTTGGACTGACTATGAGCAGCACATCCTCCTGTGACAAACTGCATGTTGTGTGTAGCTGAGATAGCTCTGAtcaaataaatcttttctcTCCCTCATCAGAGGTGGCACTGAGTCCACACGGCACGCCGTTCAGCTCATCAATGCTCTGATTCAGGACCCTGCCAAAGAACTGGAAGACCTGATTCCCCGAAATCACATCCGCACCCCTGGAACCAACACCAAAATCGGCTCAACATACACCACCTCTACTGGGGCAACCAGCACAACTGCGGCCAGCTCCAAAGGCCTGCCCGCCGTGGTGCCCTCCTCTGTCTCTTTTCAGTCGTCCTCATCCTCCACATCCCAACAGGGTGGCAAGCTGGGGAAGAACATGGCTTCTGGAGTCAGGCCTCCTTTTGTCTCCCTGCCACTGGCCTACGCCCATCCCCAGCTGGCGCTTCTGGCAGCCCAGACCATGATCCGGCACCCTCGCCTTCCTATGGCCCAGTTCGGTGGCACCTTCACCCCGTCTCCCAACACGTGGGGGCCGTTCCCCGTACGGCCAGTCAGCCCCGGCAGTGCCAACAGCTCTCCCAAACACAGTAGCGCTGCTGCACCTCGCCCTTCTCCTGCTGCACCCCTGCACCCCGAACATGCCACACCCACCCCGAGCAGTGTTGCTCTGGCAGTCTCTACGGCATCTTCACCCTGTACCACCTCCTCCAGCACCCCCACGCCTTCCTCTGTCAGGAAGCAGCTCTTCTCCACTGATCCAAAGCCCTGTATTGTGACGGCGGTCACAACAGCCTCCGGCAGCGTATGTGGCGTTCAGACAACCGCTGCACCCCTTAATTGTGCACCGAACACCCCCACTCCGCCTCCTGTGCCGATTGCAGTCCCAGCACAGCAGCCGCAGTCAGGCAAATTGGAGGCCACCATCAACACGTCTGGGAAGGAAAAGTCCTCAGCCGAGCTGGCCACGCCCTCCGGAGGTCCCACGTCAGAAGGCCCCGCCTCCACTGGGTCCCTGCATTTCCCTGCGTCACCCACAGTTCAGCCTCCACTGCCGGGCCAAACAGAGAGCCGGCAGCAACAGGCGTCCCTGCCCTTCCCCTCCAGCAGCGAGCCAAgctctgctgcttctgctgcctCCCCAGCCTGCGCCCCACTGCCCGCCTCTCGCCCGGtgcccaccagcagcagcacgatcaccaacaccagcagcacctTACCTCAGTACGCAACGCCCACGCCTGGAGTGTCTCCACGCATGCAGCCTACAGCCCCTTTCTACCCCATGGCCCCTGGAGCCCCGCTGCCGGAGCACCAGTCTGTCTTCGTGCCGCCCGGTGCCTCCCAGGAGCCCCTGAAGCAGCAGCCACCGCCTCCGCAGCCCAGCTTGGCCTCTGTGGGCATGACGCCGGTGTCCCTGCAGATGTCCTCCAACATGGGCATGATGAACGGCTCCCAGATGCATGTGCACGGCGCGAAGGCCCAGCTGCCGCCCAACTTTGGTCCTGCCACACTGTTTAACCATATCAGCAGCATCTTCGACAGCACCCAGGTGGGCAACAACCAAGTGTGGGGTGCATGCCCCCTACCCACCCGTACCCCACCGGAGCAGCCCTATAGTGCCCCGCCCACCTACATGGGAGCCATGGGGCAGATCGACAACGTTTTGCCCCCTCCTGATGGTTCCAAGGCACCAGGGTACCGCTGCGCCTCACAGAGAATGCCCAGCCccattggtgagtgtgtgtgtgtgtgtgtgtgtgtggtgcttaCGTTTTATAGAAGGTTTGGTTGAggtttataaaagaaaaaaaagataatccagttgtcaccaaaaaaaaaatgtgtgtgcacGTACTATGGTgatcaatttttaatttttattgtatatttttgaTTGTACTTAGATCACCATCTAAGTCTTATTTTAATCCTCCACAAAAATGGGGAAAAACGTCTCACATCAACCACCAAACTGCACTGGCTGAAAAGCAGTCGATTGTGATGCTACTTCATCATAAAAAAGCATTTCCATAAGATCTGCTATATTATGGAGATAATATGCTATATTTGTTACAAGTAAACTATATTTTTACTTTATGGctgatataaatattttttaattatggcTGATAAATAGGGATATACCAATGCTCTGTGACTCGCCTAAAATCGATGAAAACCGTGTGAGAAAAATATCATCTTTGATCAGCATGCGCTTCAGACAGAATATGATTGAAATGTTCTGAGAACCGCACCAGGAATCATAAATCATGAATTGCATCAAACTGCGACAGGCAGAAAATCACGTATGATCTCAGACGATTACGTACCGTTACTTGACTGTTTATTTAGCTTATACAGTCAGAACTTGGGGTTGAGTGAAATTGAGGACCTTGAATCAGTCTCATTATTCATTCCCACGTTTTTGCGGCATGTATGCATAGCTCTGTTTAATGGGGAGTGAATAAATAACAGTAGCTGAACACGTGTTGATGTGGACATGTGACCCTCTTGTGGTCCTCCCAGGAATGCACCCTATAGATCCCTCGGGCAACTCCATCTCCTCGTCCACGGCCCTCACGAGCTTCGCCACAAGCATTTCGGGCAGCCCAGTGTTCTTGCAGGGTCCAGCCCCAGTCGGGACTCCTTCCTTCAACCGCCAGCACTTCTCACCCCACCCCTGGAGCGCCTCCACCTCCTGTAAGAGAATCAGAGGCAAGGGGACCCAATCACGAACCCAGTTTACGGACACATGGTTGCGCTCAGAGCTCTTCCAGCACGCAGTATGTAGAAGAGCGTATGGCGCCTGGGTGTAGGGCCTTAGACTAAAgcttctttttgtgtgtgtgtgtgtgtgtgtgtgtgtgtgttttgtgttaatAGGTGAGTCCCCGGTGCCCTCTGTGTCTTCTGGGGCATCCTCGCCCCACTGCACGTCCACCGCTACGCCACAGATCCAGGCCAAACCCAGCAGCTCCAACCAACAGGACCGCAAAGTGCCCCAGCCCATTGGCACAGAACGCCTGGCACGCATCCGGCAGACCGGCTCAGTAAACCACACCATGCTGCCCACCAGTTACACACCAACAGTGGGCCAAGGGGGCATCTGGTCTTTTGGTGTGGGCAGTGCCACGGGTGAGTGGGGTCAGGGTGATCTGAAGAGCAAATTTGCCTGTGACGTGAGGGTTTTAACGCCGCGATGCGGCTCTTGTCCCTCTCAGAGGCCATGTCTGGCTGGTCTCAGCCCCTGATGGGAGGGCACATGATGCCCCAGCAGCTGCCAGAGCAGTCTGCCTTCTCTCAGCACCAGGCTATGGAGCGAGATGACACTGGTATCGTGGCGCCATCCAACACGTTCCACCAGCCCATGCCCACCAATTTCATGGATTTCCCCAAGGTTGGAACATTTAGCTTTAACACTCTGACCCCTCACATGACCCTGGAGGGAtttttaatttaacacaatCATGCGCTGTCCCCTCCCCAGGGTTTGCCCATGTCCATGTATGGAGGGGCAATGATGCCTCCACACCCACCTATAGCTGAGGGTCCTGGGGGTCCCGTGTACAATGGGCTTCACGCCACAGACCCGGCATGGAACCCCATACTAAAGGTTGTCCCCAACTCTGCAGAGAACTCAGACCCGCAGCAGGTAAGATGTCAGACGATGCTTTGTAGTGAAGGGGACATTTGTGCAGACACTCCATGATTCTGTTGACCTGAGACTTGGCTGTTCTTGTTGCAGGTGTGGACCGGAACCTGGGCGCCTCACGTGGGGAGTGTGCACCTGAATCATGTCAACTAACCTAGCGATCGAGGCATAGGACCAGTAACAAGAAACACACGTTAAAGAGAGGACgttttgaaaagagaattacgCGATTGCAAAGATGTTAACCTAAGAGTGTCCCCCCCCAAACCATTCAGACAGAGAGTAACCTAATTGGCCTGATGGACACTTTTTGATGTGcctaactaaataaaaaaagcgaAAAATCCAACATGGGCTTTAACGTGTTTACCACTGTCTATGAACAAATCGATTGCCTGTTCAACAGGATACATTCTCTGCGTAGTATAGCCATTTTGAAGCCCCATGTAAGGTGTTTTTGGTCCGCAGGGCTCAGTAGAACTGTGCGCTATTTATACCCGGCCAAGAACCTAGATGATTacataaagagagaaaaatcagACCTTTTAGAGTGGTAAATACATGTATAATTGTTTACATACTGAAAAAAGGGTTAAAATGAGAGTAAATTTCATGTCGTATAGTGGCTCTACTTTATGTAGCCTgtattaatgtgaaatatttaccTT
The window above is part of the Denticeps clupeoides chromosome 6, fDenClu1.1, whole genome shotgun sequence genome. Proteins encoded here:
- the ankhd1 gene encoding ankyrin repeat and KH domain-containing protein 1 isoform X4, translated to MAWGKEILFSLQESFRIFSEGSMQDAVAGTAMLTDGFEDEIDSVTPRSPALGMGVGATPGAGLGGLGIGVGGKKVRLFGEAGGPTADRLDFKLAAAAVLSSGPGSGSDEDEVSEVESFILDQEDLDNPVLKTASELLLSSAADGTDLRTVDPETQARLEALLEAAGIGKLSTADGKAFADPEVLRRLTSSVSCALDEAAAALTRMRAENTLNASQADNLVIFSRSLAEACSDGDVNAVRKLLDEGRSVNEHTEEGESLLCLACSAGYYELAQVLLAMHANVEDRGIKGDITPLMAAASGGYVDIVKLLLVHGADVNAQSSTGNTALTYACAGGFLDVVKVLLKEGANIEDHNENGHTPLMEAASAGHVEVARVLLEYGAGINTHSNEFKESALTLACYKGHLDMVRFLLEAGADQEHKTDEMHTALMEACMDGHVEVARLLLDSGAQVNMPADSFESPLTLAACGGHVELAALLIERGANLEEVNDEGYTPLMEAAREGHEEMVALLLAQGANINAQTEETQETALTLACCGGFLEVADFLIKAGADIELGCSTPLMEAAQEGHLELVKYLLTAGANVHATTATGDTALTYACENGHTDVADVLLQTGADLEHESEGGRTPLMKAARAGHLCTVQFLLSKGAKVNRATANNDHTVVSLACAGGHLAVVELLLAHGADPTHRLKDGSTMLIEAAKGGHTNVVSYLLDYPNNILSVPTPDLSQLTPPSHDTSQAPRVPFQALAMVVPPQEPDRVPSSIATPPPVASKGVSKQRLSPLQSGTVTPGGLDADLLPPFHSYQPLECIVEETEGKLNELGQRISAIEKAQLQSLELIQGEPLTKDKIEELKKSREEQVQKKKKILKELQKVERQLQLKTQQQFTKEYMEAKGLKEETGLAAGVELPSTPLPLSATQLGSDTDGEGNNEGDQHLPAEEGDDEEDDEEEDEDDEDADYAKLPQVDTILYRETSQPPPPPPPQAHMLQGPPAPPLQTTGFVPIQPLASQQSTDFSSAEYPGSASPDLQRVMLGPPLQGLGLGQGLLTQANDSLMVATPAQTLTETLDDIMAAVSSRVPMLTTTTSPSPQPSSQTPISAVSPPSMLPLYPSVDIDAHTESNHDTALTLACAGGHEELVSVLIARGANIEHRDKKGFTPLILAATAGHVGVVEILLDKGGDIEAQSERTKDTPLSLACSGGRQEVVELLLLRGANKEHRNVSDYTPLSLAASGGYVNIIKILLNAGAEINSRTGSKLGISPLMLAAMNGHVPAVKLLLDMGSDINAQIETNRNTALTLACFQGRAEVVSLLLDRKANVEHRAKTGLTPLMEAASGGYAEVGRVLLDKGADVNAPPVPSSRDTALTIAADKGHYKFCELLINRGAHIDVRNKKGNTPLWLAANGGHFDVVQLLVQAGADVDAADNRKITPLMAAFRKGHVKVVQYLVKEVNQFPSDIECMRYIATIADKELLKKCHQCMETIVKAKDQQAAEANKNASILLKELDLEKSREESKKQALAAKREKRKEKRKKKKEEQKRKLEEEEAKVKEVCEMQDQEKDSAEETEVPIEPPSATTTTTIGISATSTTFTSAFGKKRSNVVTTPSTNRKNKKNKTKDSPSEPIILQDPQVALAQQKADKNKIHGEPRGGGAPGGNSDSDNLDSADCNSESSSGSKSQELNDLPSSSSSSSSSSSSAPPGLTQPQLVSEKRLGPSLQSSREEKVTVSISKPQQKVHDSISDFTATSLPSSFKTISLPVTSPNSKMNLTSPKRGQKREDGWKEVVRRSKKLSVPASVVSRIMGRGGCNITAIQDVTGAHIDVDKQKDKNGERMITIRGGTESTRHAVQLINALIQDPAKELEDLIPRNHIRTPGTNTKIGSTYTTSTGATSTTAASSKGLPAVVPSSVSFQSSSSSTSQQGGKLGKNMASGVRPPFVSLPLAYAHPQLALLAAQTMIRHPRLPMAQFGGTFTPSPNTWGPFPVRPVSPGSANSSPKHSSAAAPRPSPAAPLHPEHATPTPSSVALAVSTASSPCTTSSSTPTPSSVRKQLFSTDPKPCIVTAVTTASGSVCGVQTTAAPLNCAPNTPTPPPVPIAVPAQQPQSGKLEATINTSGKEKSSAELATPSGGPTSEGPASTGSLHFPASPTVQPPLPGQTESRQQQASLPFPSSSEPSSAASAASPACAPLPASRPVPTSSSTITNTSSTLPQYATPTPGVSPRMQPTAPFYPMAPGAPLPEHQSVFVPPGASQEPLKQQPPPPQPSLASVGMTPVSLQMSSNMGMMNGSQMHVHGAKAQLPPNFGPATLFNHISSIFDSTQVGNNQVWGACPLPTRTPPEQPYSAPPTYMGAMGQIDNVLPPPDGSKAPGYRCASQRMPSPIGMHPIDPSGNSISSSTALTSFATSISGSPVFLQGPAPVGTPSFNRQHFSPHPWSASTSCESPVPSVSSGASSPHCTSTATPQIQAKPSSSNQQDRKVPQPIGTERLARIRQTGSVNHTMLPTSYTPTVGQGGIWSFGVGSATEAMSGWSQPLMGGHMMPQQLPEQSAFSQHQAMERDDTGIVAPSNTFHQPMPTNFMDFPKGLPMSMYGGAMMPPHPPIAEGPGGPVYNGLHATDPAWNPILKVVPNSAENSDPQQVWTGTWAPHVGSVHLNHVN